CATCATTGAAGACTGGAGTTTCACCACCCGCAGCACCTTGAGCCTGGGCAGCAGCTGGTCGACCCAGAGCCCCGACCGCCACCTGATGACCCGCGCCAATGCCCTGCAGGCCCAGGGCGTGAACGCCGATGGCACGGGCGTGAGTGCCGACGACAACCGCCTGAACTTCAAGAAGGGCGACCCGATCTCGCAAACCTTCAAGGGCCTGACCGATTTCAGCCTCGACGGCCAGGGCCAGGGCGCCTTTGTGCGCCTGAAGTACTGGTACGACCATGCCTATGAAACCGGCGACGGCCGCTTCAAGGATTTCGACGACAGCGGCTGGGATGACCTGGCCAGGTTCCAGGGCCTGCAAGTGCTCGACGCCTACCTGTGGAAAGACTTCGAGCTGGCCGGTCATCCGCTGAGTTTCAAGCTTGGCAAGCAGGTGCTGTCGTGGGGTGAGGCGCTGCTGATCCAGAACGGTATCAACGTCATCAACCCGCTGGACATCACCGCCTTCAACCGCCCCGGGGTCGAGATCAAGGAAGGCCAGCTGCCGGTGGAGATGCTCTCGTTCAGCTTCGGCGTATCTGACACTCTCAACCTTGAAGGTTTCTACCAGTACAACTGGCGCCCCAGCGTGCTCGATGGCTGCGGTACCTTCTTTGCCGGCAGCGATGTCATCCAGCCGGGCTGCGGGCCGCTGTACCTGGGCCAGGTGCTCACTGACCAGCAGATGCAGGCCAGCGGCCTGTACGCCAGTGCGCGTGGCAACGAGTCGCCGTCCGACAACGGCCAGTTCGGTTTTGCCCTGCGCCAGATGCTGCCGGTGCTCAATGATGCCGAGGCGGCGCTGTACTTCATCAACTACCACTCGCGCCTGCCGTACCTGACCCTCGATGCGCGCAACACCGCGCTGCCAGGGAATTTTCCCGGGGGCGGGCAGGGGCCTTCGTACGCTGCGGCCTTCCCCGAGAACATCCGCCTGTACGGGCTGAGCATCAACGGCGTCGAGCCCAACAGCGGCATATCGCTGGCGGCCGAACTCAGTTATCGGCCGAACATGCCGCTGAGTTTCAACGCCCCGGATGTCACCACCGCGGTGGTCTCCGGAGCGGCCGGCAACTCGTGGGTGCAGTTGCCCGAGGGCTTCAACATCCGCGCTGGCGATCGCCTGGATGGCTGGGAACGCAAAGGCGTGTGGCAACTGACCAGCTCGGCGACCCAGGCCATCGACAACGTGCTCGGCGCCACCCGCCTGAGCCTGTTCGGTGAAGTCGGCGTGGTGCATATCGACGGCCTCGGTGACGAGCGCCTGGGCCGCAATGCCGCCTTTGGCCGCAGCGCGCCGCGCAACGGCAGCACCTGCAACAGCGTCGCCTCTGGAGTGACCAACCGCTACTGCACCGACAAGGGCTTTGCCACCGACTGGTCCTGGGGCTATCGCCTGCGTGCCAGCCTTGAATACAGCGATGTGTTGCCCGGCGTGAACCTGATTCCGGCGGTCAACTGGCGCCATGACGTCGAGGGCTATTCCTACGACCCGCTCGGGCCGTTCCAGGAAGGCCAGCAGGCCCTGGGCCTGAGTCTTACCGCCAACTACCTCAACGATTACAGCGTGGAGCTGGCTTACAACAGCTTCTTCGGTTCCAACCACTACAGCACCCTTGATGACCGTGATTTTGCCTCGGTCAGCTTCAAGGTCGATTTCTAAGGAGAACAATAAAAATGCGTATCTATCCCCTGTTGTTGGCCCTGACCTGCGTCAGCGCCCTGGCCCAGGCCAAGAGCACAGACCTCGGCCCGTTGGACAAGACCCTCACACCCATGGGCTCGGAGCGCGCCGGCAATGCCGACGGCAGCATCCCGGCCTGGACCGGCGGCCTCGACAAAACCGCCGGCAGCCTCGATGGCAACGGCGGCTACAGTGACCCGTTCGCCAGTGAAAAGCCGCTGTTCACCATCACCGCGCAAAACCTCGGGCAGTACCAGAGTGCGCTCAGCCCCGGCCAGATAACGATGTTCAAGCGCTACCCGGGCAGCTACCAGATGCCGGTGTACCCGACCCATCGCAGTGCGCGCTTGCCCGCTGCGATACTTGCCGACAGCCGCAGCAACGCCAGCAAGACCACTCTCGCCGATGGCGGCAACGGCCTGCACGACTACACACGCGGTATTCCATTCCTGCTGCCGACCGAAGGCATGGAGGTGATGTGGAACCACATGACCCGCTGGCGTGGTGGCAGCTTTGAGCGCTTCAGCAGTATTGCCCTGGTGCGTGAGAACGGTGCGGTCAGCTATATCCGCGCGCAGTCGCTGGTAAGTTTTGCCCAAGCGGTCACCGGCCTTGAACCCAACGCCAATGTGCTGTTCATGTTCAAGAGCCGGGTGCTGGAGCCGGCGCGCCTGGCCGGCGAGACCGTGCTGGTGCACGAACCGCTCGACCAGGTCGTCGAGCCGCGTGCGGCCTGGCAATACCTGCCGGCGCAACGGCGAGTGCGACGGGCGCCGATGCTGGCTTATGACAACAGCGCGCGCTACAGCAACGGCCTGATCACCGCCGACAATATCGATGGCTTCAATGGCGCGCCGGACCGCTTTGACTGGAAGCTGATCGGCAAGCAGGAGTTGTACATTCCCTACAACAGCTATCGCCTGGGCAGCCGCGCCGTGAGGCTTGATGAACTGGTCAAGCCCAACCACATCAACCCGGCCTATACCCGCTATGAAAAGCATCGGGTCTGGGTGGTCGAAGCCACGCTCAAGCCCGGTGCCCGGCATATCTACAGCAAGCGCAGGTTTTATCTGGACGAAGACAGCTGGCAGATCGCCCAGGTGGATCAGTACGACAGCCGCGGCGAGTTGTGGCGCAGCTCGGAGCTGCATGCGATCCAGCACTATGATCACGACTTTACCTACAACGTGCTGGAGACTTCGTACGACCTGATCTCCGGGCGTTATTACGCCGGTGGCTTGAGCAACGAAGAGAAGGCGCCGATGCGCGTAGGGTTTACTGCCAGGACTGACGATTACACCCCTTCGCAATTGCGTCGCTGGGCCAAGTAGCACACGAGCCCTGCGGGCTCGATCGCCGGCAGGCCGGCTTCCACAGGTGCGGTGTACTCAGACCTGTGGTAGCTGGCTTGCCAGCGATGAGGGCCCTCAAGGCGTAACGATATTGAACTGCGGGCTGAAGCTGTCGAGGGTGCCCAGCAGTTCGGCGATTTTCTTGCCGTTGCCTTCGACCTTGATCAGGCCTTTTTGCATCGCCGTCGGGAAGTCCAGTTGCTTGAGGCTGATCTGTTCAAGGGTCGCCTTGTTCATGCTCAAGCTGGCATCGGCCTTGGGGTTCAGGCCCGCGCGGTGGGTCAGCACGCCATTGCGCAAGGTCAGGTTGTAGGCCTGGTCCGGGTCGGTAAAGCTCCAGTTCAGGTTCAGGTCATGGCCCACCGCCTTGTCGACATCGACGCGCACCGCCATGTAGTCGAAGAACATGTCCGCGGTCAGCGCCCGCACCATGTCCACCGACACCGAACTGCCCGCCTGGCTCGGCGGGCCATCGCGCAGTTCCATGGCACCGGTCAGGTACATGTTGCGCCAGGTGGCGTTCTCGCTCTGGTAACCGAGCTGTTCCAGCGCTTGCGCCTGAGTGCTGCGCGCCTGGGCGTTGTCGGGCTCGGCAAACAGCAGCTGGTTGCCCAGTTGCACCGCCCAGCGATACTCGCCCTTGTCCATCGCCGCATGCACCTTGGCCAGCACCGCCTCGCCGCCGCCCATGGCCTGGACATAGTGCCGGGCGCTCTCGACCGGCGGCAGCGGGTTGAGGTTGGCCGGGTTGCCGTCGTAAAAACCCATGTAGCGCTGGTACACCGCCCGCGCGTTGAAGCTCAGCGAGCCGTAGTAGCCACGGGCGTACCACTTGTTCGCCAGCTCCCCGGGCAGGGTCTGCATGTTCTGCGCGATTTCCATCGGCGTCAGGCCCTGGTTGAGCAAGTGCAAGGTGCGGTCGTTGAGGAAGGCATACATGTCGCGCTGGTCGGCGATCAGCGTACGCACTTGCTCTACGCCCCAGGTCGGCCAGTTGTGCTGGCCGAACAGCACCTCGGTCTTGTCGCCGTAACGGCTCAGGCTGGCGTCCAGGTACTGCGACCAGGCCTTGGCGTCACGTACCTGGGCGCCGCGCGGGGTGAGAATGTTGTGCAGGGTCTGCACCGCGTTTTCGGCAATGCCCAGGGCCTTGAACTGCGGCAGGTACAGGTTCATTTCCGCTGGCGCTTCGGTGCCCGGGGTCAGCTGGAACTCCAGTTCGATACCGGCCACGGTGCGGGTCTCGTAGGGCTTGCTGATCAGCTCGGTGGGTTCGATCAGGGTGATGGTGCCACCGGTGGTCAAGCCCTTGCCGATCCCGGTGTCGACCTGGCCCTGGGGCCCGCGCGGCAGGTACAGGCCGAACTGGTACTGGGCGCGCCGGCTCATGGCGTTGCCGGCATAGACGTTCTCGCTCATCACGTGTTCCATGAAGCCGCTGGGGGCGAACACCTTGACCTTGCCGGCCTTGACGTCGGCCTCGTCGATGACCCCGCGCACGCCGCCAAAATGGTCGGTGTGGCTGTGGCTGTAGATCACCGCCACCACCGGTTTTTGCGGGCGGTTCTGGTAGTACAGCTGCAGCGCGGCGCGGGCGGTTTCGGCGGTGGTCAGCGGGTCGATGATGATCAGCCCGTCGTCGCCTTCGATGATCGTCATGTTGGCCAGGTCCAGGCCGCGCACCTGGTACAAACGTGGCGCGACCTCGAACAAGCCGGCATGGGCGTTGAGCTGTGCCAGGCGCCAGAGGCTGGGGTTGACGCTGTCGGGGCTGTCTTGGGCGGCGAGAAATTTGTAGTCCTCAAGGCTCCATACCGGCTTGCCGGCGGCATCGCTGATCTTGCCGGTGAACGGCGCAACCAGGCCACGGGTAGCGGCCTGGTAGTCGGCGCGGTCGGCAAACGGCAGTTGGCTCAGCACTGCGGCATTGCTGCTGCGCGTCGGTTCGCTGGCGCTGGCCGGGGCCTGGGCGGCGTGCAGGGGCTGGCTCAGGCACCACGCTGTGATCAGGCAGGCCAGGCGGGTACGTGGGTGCAGGGTTGGGAAGGGCATGGCAACTCCATTTTTTGTCGTTATGGCACACCCTTTCGAGCCTAAGGCTCGGGTGCGGGCCGCCAACAAGCCGCGGACGACAAAAACCATGCAGGGCGCTGTTCAGGGCGCTGAGCCACCCTGGCGCTCGGCCACCGCGCGCAAGGTGCGCAAGGACACGCTGGGGGCATCGAGGACGAACTGGTTGGCCAGCCACGAGGGAATGTCGCCGGCCGGATCGGCCTGCAGTTGGTAGGTCACTTCGGTGAGTTGCTCGCCCTTGGGCACGAAGGTCCACAGGCCCTGGAGCTGGCGCACGCGGATCTGCCCCGGCACATGCTTGACCATGCCCGGCACGGCCTTGATGCGCCGTACCAGGCTGCCGTCGTCGCGGCGCTCGCTCTGCACCTGGATGACCATGTCGCGGGTGCTGGCCGGCCAGGGCAGGGCGGTGGTCAGGTAGACCCAGGTGCTGTCGCCCTCGACCTTGAGCAGGCGCATGTCGGCGCAGCCGTACAGCCATTTGCAGGCAACCCGCAGGTTTTCCTGCAGCTCGCTCAAGGTCGACACGCTGGCCTTGATCAACGCCACGCCGCGAAACTGCTGGTAGGGCGAACCCGGCACCTCGCTGAGGTACACCTGGATGCCGTCTTCATCCTGCGCCAGGTGCCACTGTTCAGTGGCGCTGGCGCCGCTGCTGAGGGCCAGCAACAGGCACAAGACAAGGCGAAGGCGCATGAACAGGCTCCAGCGGTTGGGCGACTGTTCAGAGCATAGTGCCTGGGATCAGATCTGGACGAGCCGGCCCTTGTGTTCGGCCTGCAAACGGTCACCGCGGCCGAACAGCTTGTGGCGCAAGGTTCCGTCTTCATATGCCGTGCGATAACGGCCGCGGCGTTGCAGCTCGGGCACCACCTGCTCGACCACCGCGTGCAGGTCGTCGGGCATTACCGCATAGGTGAGGTTGAAACCGTCGATACCGGTGTGGTCGAGCCAGTCTTCCAGTTGATCGGCAATCTCTGACGCTGAACCGAGCAACACCGGGCCGCGGCCGCCGAGGCTGACGAACTCGGCCGCTTCGCGCACGGTCCAGCGCCGGTTCGGGTCGGCCTTGGTGAACACCGCCAGGGCAGTGCGGCCGGCGTCGTTGTCGATGTACTCGATCAACGCGTCGGGGTCGACCCCTGCGAAGTCGATGCCGGTCCAGCCCGACAGCAGGGTCAGCGCCGCCTCGACGTCCACGTACTGGCGGTACTCCTGCAGCCTGGCCTCGGCCGCCTGGCGACTGTCGGCGACGATCAGCAGCGCCTGGGCGTAGATCAGCACGTCCTGTTCAGGCCGGCCGGCGTCGCGGGTGGCCTTGCGGATGCCTTCTACATAGCCGCTCAGCGCCGCCTGGGTCGGCGCACTGATAAACACGCATTCGGCATGGTCGGCGGCAAAGCGCAGGCCGCGCGGCGAGGCGCCGGCCTGGAACAGCACCGGCGTGCGCTGCGGCGAAGGCTGGCTCAGGTGAATGCCGGGCACCTGGAAGTGCGCGCCCTGGTGGTTGATCGGGTGCACCCGGGCCGGGTCGAGGAACTGGCCGCTGGCGCGGTCCTGCAACACGGCATCGTCGTCCCAGCTTTTTTCCCAGAGCTTGTACAGCACCTGCAGGTATTCCTCGGCCAGCTCGTAGCGCTCGTCGTGGCCCAGTTGCCGCGCCAGGCCGAGGTTGCGTGCGGCGCTGTCGAGGTAACCGGTGACGATGTTCCAGCCCACCCGCCCGGCGCTCAGGTGATCGAGCGTGGACATGCGCCGGGCGAAGGGGTACGGGTGCTCGTAGGTCAGCGAAAAGGTGATGCCAAAGCCCAGGTGTTCGGTGACCCCGGCCATGGCCGGGACGATCAGCAGCGGGTCGTTGACCGGTACCTGCACGCCGCCGCGCAGGGCGCCGTCGGCGCTGCCCTGGT
This portion of the Pseudomonas sp. SORT22 genome encodes:
- a CDS encoding DUF1302 domain-containing protein; translated protein: MTTTSSTPSPLLLTLLAACAVPAQAASFDIIEDWSFTTRSTLSLGSSWSTQSPDRHLMTRANALQAQGVNADGTGVSADDNRLNFKKGDPISQTFKGLTDFSLDGQGQGAFVRLKYWYDHAYETGDGRFKDFDDSGWDDLARFQGLQVLDAYLWKDFELAGHPLSFKLGKQVLSWGEALLIQNGINVINPLDITAFNRPGVEIKEGQLPVEMLSFSFGVSDTLNLEGFYQYNWRPSVLDGCGTFFAGSDVIQPGCGPLYLGQVLTDQQMQASGLYASARGNESPSDNGQFGFALRQMLPVLNDAEAALYFINYHSRLPYLTLDARNTALPGNFPGGGQGPSYAAAFPENIRLYGLSINGVEPNSGISLAAELSYRPNMPLSFNAPDVTTAVVSGAAGNSWVQLPEGFNIRAGDRLDGWERKGVWQLTSSATQAIDNVLGATRLSLFGEVGVVHIDGLGDERLGRNAAFGRSAPRNGSTCNSVASGVTNRYCTDKGFATDWSWGYRLRASLEYSDVLPGVNLIPAVNWRHDVEGYSYDPLGPFQEGQQALGLSLTANYLNDYSVELAYNSFFGSNHYSTLDDRDFASVSFKVDF
- a CDS encoding DUF1329 domain-containing protein, which codes for MRIYPLLLALTCVSALAQAKSTDLGPLDKTLTPMGSERAGNADGSIPAWTGGLDKTAGSLDGNGGYSDPFASEKPLFTITAQNLGQYQSALSPGQITMFKRYPGSYQMPVYPTHRSARLPAAILADSRSNASKTTLADGGNGLHDYTRGIPFLLPTEGMEVMWNHMTRWRGGSFERFSSIALVRENGAVSYIRAQSLVSFAQAVTGLEPNANVLFMFKSRVLEPARLAGETVLVHEPLDQVVEPRAAWQYLPAQRRVRRAPMLAYDNSARYSNGLITADNIDGFNGAPDRFDWKLIGKQELYIPYNSYRLGSRAVRLDELVKPNHINPAYTRYEKHRVWVVEATLKPGARHIYSKRRFYLDEDSWQIAQVDQYDSRGELWRSSELHAIQHYDHDFTYNVLETSYDLISGRYYAGGLSNEEKAPMRVGFTARTDDYTPSQLRRWAK
- a CDS encoding alkyl sulfatase dimerization domain-containing protein — its product is MPFPTLHPRTRLACLITAWCLSQPLHAAQAPASASEPTRSSNAAVLSQLPFADRADYQAATRGLVAPFTGKISDAAGKPVWSLEDYKFLAAQDSPDSVNPSLWRLAQLNAHAGLFEVAPRLYQVRGLDLANMTIIEGDDGLIIIDPLTTAETARAALQLYYQNRPQKPVVAVIYSHSHTDHFGGVRGVIDEADVKAGKVKVFAPSGFMEHVMSENVYAGNAMSRRAQYQFGLYLPRGPQGQVDTGIGKGLTTGGTITLIEPTELISKPYETRTVAGIELEFQLTPGTEAPAEMNLYLPQFKALGIAENAVQTLHNILTPRGAQVRDAKAWSQYLDASLSRYGDKTEVLFGQHNWPTWGVEQVRTLIADQRDMYAFLNDRTLHLLNQGLTPMEIAQNMQTLPGELANKWYARGYYGSLSFNARAVYQRYMGFYDGNPANLNPLPPVESARHYVQAMGGGEAVLAKVHAAMDKGEYRWAVQLGNQLLFAEPDNAQARSTQAQALEQLGYQSENATWRNMYLTGAMELRDGPPSQAGSSVSVDMVRALTADMFFDYMAVRVDVDKAVGHDLNLNWSFTDPDQAYNLTLRNGVLTHRAGLNPKADASLSMNKATLEQISLKQLDFPTAMQKGLIKVEGNGKKIAELLGTLDSFSPQFNIVTP
- a CDS encoding START domain-containing protein yields the protein MRLRLVLCLLLALSSGASATEQWHLAQDEDGIQVYLSEVPGSPYQQFRGVALIKASVSTLSELQENLRVACKWLYGCADMRLLKVEGDSTWVYLTTALPWPASTRDMVIQVQSERRDDGSLVRRIKAVPGMVKHVPGQIRVRQLQGLWTFVPKGEQLTEVTYQLQADPAGDIPSWLANQFVLDAPSVSLRTLRAVAERQGGSAP
- a CDS encoding LLM class flavin-dependent oxidoreductase; protein product: MSKTIRFNAFSMNAATHQSPGLWRHPRNTSVDFNRLGYWTDLARLLERGLFDALFIADVLGIYDVYQGSADGALRGGVQVPVNDPLLIVPAMAGVTEHLGFGITFSLTYEHPYPFARRMSTLDHLSAGRVGWNIVTGYLDSAARNLGLARQLGHDERYELAEEYLQVLYKLWEKSWDDDAVLQDRASGQFLDPARVHPINHQGAHFQVPGIHLSQPSPQRTPVLFQAGASPRGLRFAADHAECVFISAPTQAALSGYVEGIRKATRDAGRPEQDVLIYAQALLIVADSRQAAEARLQEYRQYVDVEAALTLLSGWTGIDFAGVDPDALIEYIDNDAGRTALAVFTKADPNRRWTVREAAEFVSLGGRGPVLLGSASEIADQLEDWLDHTGIDGFNLTYAVMPDDLHAVVEQVVPELQRRGRYRTAYEDGTLRHKLFGRGDRLQAEHKGRLVQI